Within the Glycine max cultivar Williams 82 chromosome 12, Glycine_max_v4.0, whole genome shotgun sequence genome, the region taaagtttttattttgtattattgtCTTTTAACGAAAGAGCCAAATGATAAACTAACAATCAGAAAAGTGGGAGTGAAGTCCCACCAACAAAAGCCATGTTCATTAATTAGAACTAGGTTCACCCCTAAGTAAACAATATTTACTAACATCCCCATGAATTCTAATATTGCCACCCCCTCCCTCCCACACTGAATTCTAATATTGCCCCCCCCTCCCTCCCACAGTGAATTCTAATGTTGCCCCCCTCCCCCTCTTTCTCGATGAATTCGGACTATTTGTCCTTTTTTACGTTGATGataagtttataattttatacttcTACAAGAAGTTCTTGTtagtatctatttttttttccaaatatttcAGTGTTATCTAGTCAACACgcgtataaaataataaaatttgatttcaaacatttttttgatTGAATTTCAGATATTAACTAATCATTTCATAtgctataaataattttagcaaATATAcgttaattgcttttaatcacattaaagtttttgttaattattttttgaatatgtttttatcatttatatattaggtttaaaatttttttttgttacattttaaattactctgaatttgatagataaaataatttaattatgagaaaaaaatattttttttctataaatcattgtcaatttatatgttaaatttttgttCCCCTAACACTTTTTCCTGTGCGACAGCAGgtaactaaataaaaattttaaaaagctgTAACAACAGTAAGGAATCACGTTCTACCCTCAACTTAAACCAACATGAACAATATCAATTGTTGTCATATCAGCATGAGCTCTGCACTAttataaaaatggttttttattATGCACCTTTTAAGATGGTTTCATAAAACCGTCTTAATAAGAAACATAGTGGTAACAGATCCAGAACCAAGAGGCAAGGCAAAACAGCCCAGAACAACAACATGAGAATTATGAAGAAATACCCCTACAGGAAGCTCTGCCAGGAGCACCATGAGAAGCACCATCGGTGTTGCATTTGATCCATCTGGGGTGCCAATCAACTTGGATTATGTTTGGAGCCTTCTTGGATGACAAACCACCGATAAAGCTTTTAACCCAAAAAATTCCTGAAAAGAATTAGAGACAAAGGGGGTGTGGATCAACTTGGATTATGTTTCTCACATCTTTAGACTCTTACAAATCACTTTATTTGAGACATGATCCAACATTGttaagaaaaatttatataatatttactcACGTGAGAGATTAATCTCTTCCCTTAAATTCAGTTGTCATTAATATACGATAGTTAGTATTTAgcatataattacattaaattttaatgtatttcattgattaattaatattatcatcaatacttctcaaataaaattacaattaatattatcagtAATGGAttagtttgtttaaaattatttgttgaaataaatacttattttaatcaaagtaatgtttaattatcttttcagttcttgcaatttagcattttttttacgGTTAGttcttctaaaattattttttgtttttagtcattataagtttgttttatttttcgtccttataatactttaaataacactttttttattgtcaaaGCACTGTGTAGAGTgctttaaggactaaaaagaaaataaacataatttacaaggactaaaaataaaaaataataattttacaaatatgaaaagaaaaaacactaaattaaaaatgaaaaatatatttaaacctaaaattaaataagtaactttctatatttttaatttatttttttaaactatttctattaaaaataataatttttttatttattttaatagacAAATCCTATttacttcttaaaaaacatttttttaagtttaaacaattAAACTTTTACTATACAGATTTAGATATAACATAGATGACATAACTCCCATTGTTTTTGTAAAGTAGAATCAAAGTTTATCtgacattaaataaaaagaaacaaattaaattttataaaaaaaatatatcaaccttaaacttttatatattcgTCTAACTAATTCGTCAACGTTTTTCTCTTTCACAGTTTTTTGAGGAAAAAGTAAAAGAGGCAAACTAGTTttgaaaatgaataatataattgaaaattctataaaaacaaaagagaaaacaacCCAATTACTTCATGAGATAGATTAGAATACGAGGATtgtgaaaaaattaaagtaaaaccaaaaagtgatttaaaattatttataaaagtatCCATATTAACTATATTGTGGCGATAGTATATATGTTAAGCAACCTCAAAAAGAAGTATATATTAAGCTGATTTTCTAAAACGATACATTTAAGTTCATTAGACCTGTATCGTTATAATTGGAAGAAGAATCAGGTGATTTCATCGACTTGCATCCaatgttataatataagttaataaaattgtcacattttttaaaaaaattcacagcttggtaaaatttaataaattacataCCAACAAATAATTGGATACAAGCGTAGAAAAAATTGTGTTGATAATGTTAGCTTATAACCATTACGTGGCTTATAAAAAGAATTGATGTATAgctattacaaatttttttattttatattattaacttttgaTGGAGGAGCCAAATAATAAAGTAACAATTACATTTTTGGTTTTAAGAAGGGGTCCTTGCCTTGCCTATATAAAACCAGTAATACTCCATTGATTCACACACATTCAGAAAACGCAAAGACTAGAAGATCTCTCTCTATTTATAAACACTCATATACTCTGTATTTTTACTTGtaagaaaatatatgatataaagCTTGATAGCAATGACTATAAgagatatgtttttatatacGCTTTTGCATACTAAAtgatttattcatatttatattatgaattaagattttaaatttcttatatttgataTCAGAGCCTGTCTTTGTAGCCTTGTTATTTagcttgattttattattaaatgattgaGAATTTAAAGTTTGTTGATTAGTATGATGTGTTCATCTGTCTCAGGTAAAACCCGTAGTAAGCCACTTCACTATTGAGTATCCATGAATGCTTTAAGAAACTCACATATTGATTGCAAGGAAGCATATTGGTAGAGTGTGTTGTTGATGAGTGGCTACAATGGGGGTTGTgttttatgatttaaatataaatgagaCTACTTTTATAAATTGGGTAATTTCAATTGAATTGTTGCGCCGTGAATTTTGCCTTTAAGTATGACATTATATAAAATGTGATTGAtgcatgatataaaaaatatcaagatTGGAGATGTATGTTTGAGAATTTGGCCATGTATATAATACGGTGGTGTTCATTGcttattgaattaattaattatgtgattACATATATGGTCAAATGAAATAAAGTTAGACCAACTGTGATAACCAAGAATGAATTTGAAGTTGCAATCATTATATTGCATAAAGTTTTATTGGCATTCTGATGAGAATCCAAAAGCTGCCCAAATACAATGACCTATAACtaggagtaggaccaaacagtcattagataccctccaacaaatggtagcagACATAATTAGCAAGGCCCAattggagaaggatgaaggcccaagtggagaaggacgagggcccaagtggagaaggacgacgaccccaagtggagaagggtgAAGGCCCAAGCAGAGAAGGATGAAGGGCCCAGAGGcaaagacactatcaagactattaattgttattgaaggcccagattaatttgaaggctcatgccaaatatgttctattttttatttctaattatttttgttgtaatttttgcccaaactattttgaaggcctatgtctatttttatctttttattcagatacactatatgtattggttttcattttcaataaaaggacTTTtgacattttgataaaatttggtgagagtttctctctgggtttcttgttgaaccaatatcatacttatcaaggtaatccttgtggcgtgtatcctgacttatcttccttcactggaagagGCATCATCCAAAACtctgtagcctgtatcaagcaaTCCActcctagtaaggatcacatcacATTCAAAAATTGATAGCAATAatattctttaagaaaaaaaatatgattttagccgagaattaatttcttaattttggaTTCACCACATTCTCTTTGGGTATCAAGAATTGGTATTAAAAATCAAAGGAGTTTGTCTActaaagaattaattttatttgtctagtgatccttataattttaattaactattgATTAGTCATAGcatctttaattaattgaaattatatattaggTTGTTTAAGATCACATGAAAAATTAGACATGATATTGTGATTgattatacttatatataatttttatcccataataatttttgttatatttgtataatcaattaggataaaatatcaaatctacccataggaattaaaaaaaaggaacataatttgataattttgtcATAAGGTtatgttatgaatctaactaaGTAAAACTTTGGCCTTCATGCAAGTTTTATGTCTCTAGATTCTTAAATTAAGGACATGATTTACATTGGTAAACATGATGACATTTGTTTTACATATTATGAAGACTTATATGAATTACATGTTTAGGAGTAGTCATAGCATAGTAGACAATGTTATAAAGGAATTATTACTTGGCCCTATAGGGAAGTAATAATTTATCAAGTTATGGACTAAAtgtaaaaatagaatatttctATACCCATGGGCATGATCTATTTTATTATGATGCTTATCTTTCATATATAAAGTTTGTAAATTCTATACACATCTTGTACCAAAAGGTTTGAATTTGCAAGTTAAGATGTATCATAGGAtttgatattatattatcatgaaaggatttatatttttctcaccTTTTACTCACATTCCAAAAGTTAGTGGAGGAAAAAATTCTTAATAAGTGAAAGTGAATTTTCCCAACAAgtgaaatttgagaaaataagtGGGAGTATTAATaactttaaggaaaaaaattatttaatgctaTGAAATTATTCACAAGCATTAAGTTTTTGGTCTTACAGTTGTCAATTTCATTGAAAgtcaataaacaaatatttaggCTAAGTAttctttttaaagaataaaaaagtgaaaGTTGAGACAAACATATTGGCATAAAGTAGACATAAGAAAAGTTAATCTCTATTGAGTATATAGACATATAACCAATGTTCCAATAAAAGTTTGCTATTTATAGTATTTTAGGATCATATGGTTCATATGGGACTAAAGGGCTTGCATTGAAGTTTGTCTTTTTCATTCTATGACTTGTGCACATTAAGTTAGTCATGAAAGGattcaaattaaatcaataaagtTTGGACCTTATATTTCACTAAGAAGTACATATTGTAATTCATGGAAGGAAatatttaatctaaaatataactGCCATGATTCATgcacaattaatttttagtaaCAATATCAAGTTTAAGTTGACAAGTTATAGTCATATttgtttgttaaaataaagattATATTAGTAGTATATGAGCCAAGTGGAAGAATATTAGCATATAATTATTATGTGGCTCATAAAAGTAGTTgttacaaaatttttattttgtattattggCTTTTGATGGAGGAGCCAaataataaagcaacaattacaTTTTGGGTTTTAAGAAGGGGTCACTTACCTAGCCTATATAATGTCAGTGATGCTCCATTAATTCATACACATTCAGAAAAAGACAAAGGCTAGAAGATCTCTATCTTTATAAACACGGATAGTCTTTGTATTTTTACTTGTTAAAAAACATATAGTATAGAACTTGATAGAAATGATTACAAGATGCATGTTTTTATGTACGTTTTTGTTTACTGAAtgatttattcatatttatattatgaaataagattttaaaattgttactaataatacataaaaaaataagtcttCATATAAAATTATGGAATGTGGTCCCATTTCTTAGTTTTGGAGATTTATGACGATGTTGCCAGATCTTTATAATAACGGAGGACTAAAGTGCAATAAACTTACATATtaggattaaaatataaaaaccattAGCATCATTTGGACGGAGCATCCAACAATTTTTGGAAGCATTATAGAACGCTCCAAAAATGTGTATAACATAATAGGAAGTTATCTTTGCTTAAATAGTATGATAAGGTCCTTGATGCCTGTTTCTTTATGCTTTATAATATGGCCTTCGTAGCTTGGTCCTTTTCTAGACGACCTAATTAGCTACCATATTTGTCAAAAAAGTGATCAGAAACCACCCCGGAACTAAAAGATGTCCCTAATTGAATAAAGAgtggtagaaaaaaaaattcttacctattttttgttcattgcaCTGGCTGTTGGGTCCAACCTACTTATACCTAAATGACAAAACAAAGTCTAAAatatagaagaaaagaaaaaaaagcagtCATCACATATTCTCCGctattgttatttatatatggGTGTTGGGTGTTCTTTACTTACCTTAACTAGTTTCTCTAAGTATGATGATTATGTCAAAGGTCtcactttctttttctccatCTTGATTTACTTGATTACAATGCAAGGGTACTAAAgagcaaaatagtaaattaatatGTAACCTTGTGTATTCAGCAATTCTTGAACTGTTTTGCAAGGGTACTAAAGTTTGCTATTCAAAAAGAATAGGGATATAGAGTAGAAAATTAGTTGTGCCAAAGTCTATAAAGTGAtaagttatatttatattagtagataattttattcaaacatCTCCTTTAGTCACACTGTCTTTTACCGTTTTTTAATAAGAGCATTTCCATGCTTATCAATCATGTACCAAATAGCAttgttaatttgaaaaatctttGGGCAGTCACAAATCACAGCTACTATTGAGTCATACATATTTCTCTCGCTTGctacattattttattacatcTTTCTCCCCTGTTGCAATTTTGATGGTATTgaaacaatttaaaaccttatcATCAAACTTGTTGAAGATTAATTCAACAAACTAGTAACTCCCTCTCTTACCTGCTATTTCTTTTGTTGTCCTTGTTTAATTGCTCCGTACACCTACCAtatgaattttcttttaaactgCTCTAGAATTTATGCTCAAGATAAGAATTTTGGCTTTATGTTAGTCAGATGCATAGTGTTAGTCATCCACAGTACAAGAAAAAGACCACCCACTGAAGAAAAATGCTTACTAATTAGATGGTTGCATAGTTTCAGTTATAAGGACAATTAATCAGAACAATTTTAGTGATCAGAACCTACATACATAGGCACTGTGATGTAACAATTATTACAGTCAGGGTACTGTCAttgtctataattttttttctatttaaaaacaaaataaagaaggcaagaaaaagaaaagaaaaaagtctaTACTTTACTACTTAATCTGAAAGAGAACATGAGAACTAATAATTttccaatttcaattttcatccAATAGAAGTCAGACAAGGGaaaaccaaaaaccaaaaaccaaaaCCCAAAACACATCACCATTTTTATGTGGGTTTTAATTgcttagaaaaataattaagactACATTTTACATAAATACCAAGAAGAGGGACCCCCTTGAACCTTCATTGAGTTGACCCACTCACTTCCTTTTGGGTACAGCTATCTTTGATGAGAGACATAGGATACAGTCAAGTCCTTAGTGCGTACACTGTTGTGCAGTAAAAATGTGTCCCAAGCAATAATCCTCATTTCCTAGCCCTCCCTTTGCCTTCTGAGTCTCTTCATAACTTCTCTTTAGTGGTTGGTGTGAAATTGAATTGATACACACATGATCATAAATTGCTACACCCTCTCTGGCTTATGATTATTCCCTTTTGGATGCGTGGTTTAGTAACAGAAATTGGAACATGAAGAggcaaatcaaaattttaaaaaaaagataaaagaaagaaaaactcatCTAATTAAGAGGAGAAAGAGGGCATCATCTTCATTTCGTGGAAGGAAACAAGTTTACAATTTGAGCAAGCTATGTACCTTTCAATTGAAAATCAAATGATAATCATTCTCTATATCATagcttgatgatgatgatgaaacaCAACAATCTGTTTTCCAGTTCGGTTCGGTTCAATTCGGTTTTCTTCAAGAAGGTGACTCAGAAACTCTAGGTGAAGTCACAGGGAACAAAGGCAAGAGCTGAGGCTCAGAGTCTCTTGGAGTTGACATGGGAGAGGGATGCAAGTAGAACCCTTTTTCAGCTATGGCTCTCTCCTCCTCTGAGGAAGTGCTTCCCAATGAAGGTGAGGAGGACTTATCAAAAGGGTCATCATTCAAAGGAGTGACAGGGCTGCTGAGAGTGAGGGAAGGGAAGTCAAGCAAGCTTGGGGAGAGGATCTCTGGCTTGTTGTGGTGTGATGAGGAGAATCCTGAGCTGTGTGCAAAATTGGGGACCAAGGTGTTGATCATGAGGGTGTTCTTGAGgtggtggttgttgttgttgttcctcCTCTCATAGAGCTTGAACCCTTGCTGCTTCTTTGGTGTTGCTTTCATTGGAGGAATGTTGAAGTTCTTCGATGATGATGATTGTGGTTGAACTAgatcttgttgttgttgttgttgttgttgttgtagttgTGGCTTTGTGGTTTCTGATGAGCCAGTGAGCATTTGAACAACCTGTTTGAAAGTGGAAGTGTCAGCTTGGACAAAGGTGGTGGGGTAAGGATTCGTGGAGTCAGATCTGAGGATGGTTTTTGGTGTGGTGGGGATTTGGATGCCAATGCTATTATTATAATTGGTGCAGCAGTTGTTGCTCAGATTGCTTCTTGGGGAGTTGTTCATGGAAGGTGGGGTTTCTGTGTCTTGGAGCCTTAAGCTGATTTCCATTGATTGATGAAGGGTGCTTTGTTTGTGCCTTGTACCGAAACTAAGGAAGAGAGAAGAAAGGGTTTGGTTTGGATGAAAATTGGAGAAGATAGATGGATAGATGTATGGAAGAGTGAAAAATAAGGCtttgaagaaaggaagaaagagagTATAGAGGCTTGCTTTGCTTACTTTGGTTGAGTTGagactttcttctttctttatactattttgtcattttttatgcTGATGAGATATTCTTTGTCTATAGAAAATTGTAATTAACTCTGCTCTTTTGGTGGGGCTTGGAAGTGTGGTTGCAGAGAGAGAATGCCCCAACGGTTTTTGtgatttataaataaagacaGAAAGGGTAATGGTAGATTAAAAATTTTTGTTTACAGCTGGTCCATACAAATTgtgaatattaattatatcaactaattatttttataattttacacccccttcattttaaaataagtgacGTTTACAGTTTTTTTTCTATCATAAAGATTgacaaataactaaataaataaaacatctttactaaattatgcttattaattacTGAAAAAATCGATGCCTcgtgttaattatttatttgggataaaattctaataaaaaaattaatagctcATTGAAAACTTAAAACACCACTTGAGATGAAATTTAAGTGATTAAATATGTTACTGGATTAGTTTATTTCAAAAACcactatataattttagttttctaaaaaatatgaaaaaaatatttttaagtactAATTCACTATGTTAATGATATAATTTGAATATTGaattatgatttgaatttttttgaaaaaagtatTTGTATTTAGTGTTTGACTCTATCTCAAATAAGATTGACTCTTTTAAAAGATACATAAAAAACAATtctcattataaaaaatttatgcaaCACAAAATTCTATAAATTATGTAGTGCAAAATAGCATCATCTTATTAATCGTTGATTCgcttgtgtatatatatatatatatatatatatatatatatatatatatatatatattaggtaTTTATGTAACACAAGCATCTATCAGTGCCACACCACTGGCAGCAGGGGGAAAGTTATGATTATGGGAGTTAAATATACGAGTGGCTTTGACTTCAGAGCCTAACCGCAGAGACTCTTGTATTGGTGATGATGGGATTGGGAATGATAGCTACACGTTTGATCACAACACCCATCCATCCATCCCATTCATTTATTCATTCATGCATAGATTTTGCTTTTGTGCATTTTCAAACAGAGAGTGCATTGCACGAACCAATACCATTCATCTAAGACCCAGATCCCAACTCTGCCATGCACAACACGGCTACCTAACCTAATGTGTTAAGGTGAAGCTTGCAACCCCATCACCCCACAAACCTCACATATACAACACGACAAAGGAGGGGGAAAACCCATACacgtgtaaaaaaatattttttgtgtgcATATAGCAAGCATCTTTCAAGGAAATAATTTGGGTTGAATAAGATTGTTATGcatataagaatttttattacGAGTATTTaacacatttatatatttaattaaaacttaaacttaattaataattcaGTTGACAGAATTTCGTGTTAGTCTATAAGAAGTtattaaataatctaaaatcaCTACATATCCATGGTGTCAACTTACTAATGGTGGATACAGGAACATTTGGATAGGATTCGAGGCATTTTAATTCGAACAATGTTGTTGGTTTGGAATTGGTGATcagatttattataaaataataaaaagtaaacaatgaaaaaataaataaattaaaaattgatgcttaattactattaattatCAAACCGGTCATAACTCATGACACTCAAAAGCCAAAATTAGAACTAAAATTTTCAAGACATTGTCATTTCTTAATACAAACACTTAaagagataataaaaatataaaaaagtaaaaaaaaaaaatcatttaattgggTGAATCAATTCAGCTTTTgtctttaaaatgaaaatttgatacTCAAATTGAACTTGTCGGATTTAGAGATTTTTAATTCGGATAGAACTAAGGATCACAACCAATTTAGATCTTTGATTCATATTGGTTCGGATTCATCAAGTTATTAAGATAATTTAGACTTGTGAGCACTCCTAATCTTGATTAATCTCCACGTAACATGTgttaaattttttcaatttatatggATTATGTGTCATGTAAAAATTAGTGTGGTTATGATTTCAGATCAcctgttaatttcttttaaattgattCACTTGTTCGGTATTTAAATGTAGAACATTACAGAAGAAACTTTGTTGGtctaaagaaaaaagtttaaaaaattacatagggTCATGTTGGTATTATTATTTACAGATTCTATCGATTATTATTGAtagtatttattgtttttgtttatataaagtCGTCTGTTTAATGTTCTCTCAAGGAAAATCATGACAAAAAGttaattctttcttttctatttcaaaatatcattatcaCACTAATACTACACAGGTTGTGCTGTGCAAAAAGTCAAATATTCATCAAGGAGAAAAAATGCTAGTAGTAGACTTGGCAAAATATGCTTTAAGCAAGAATTAAACACcagttttacttttaattatctatttaatcTAGGACTCTCAGGTATATagcaaatctttttttttgtgtgtgttggtTAAGTTCATAAAAGATATGTTTTCCGAGTCATTGCAAACAAttggattttatatatatatatatatatatatatattcgttATTGATATATTAGATATTATTCTTTGATTGCCGATAAAACAAGAGGTATTATTGGTTTGAACTGTTACACATAAAGtcttcactactaaaaaaatgagttttaacatcgccctattaacatcggttatttgaaaatcgatgtcgttaaacacttacaacatcgatttttaaataactgatgttaaaactGAATTTAGTGTGATTTAAACATCGcttatttgaaaaccgatgttgtaagtgcataatgacatcggttttcaaataaccgatattaaaataattcagtTTTAACTCAAAAGCCTAAGTTTCGGGCAAAAAAAGAGGGTACCCAAAAAAGCAAAAAGGACCTTCTTTTTGTGCGTTCTCTCTCTACCAATCAAATCACAGTCACGGAGCAAAGCAACGCTTTCTTCTTCTCCGTTACTGCCACTCTCATCgtctcttcttctctcttctctagGGTTTATCGCCATTTGATCTCAATCTCTTTTCCCAAAATGCCGTCTCCACCTTTTCCACAATCGGACAGCTAGTGCCCCTGCTTTTTATGGTGTGCAATGTACTTCGTTGTCGTTCCTTGATCTACTGCATTTTCACCTCACTTCAGCTTTTCCTCAATTTTCCATTTCTCGATTAAATTGTTCAATGTTTTGTATGAATCAGTTTTTTTCCCCTCTTTTCCCTACCGACGAAATGTTTCTCTTTGAACTGCATTATTGTAATTGCTGATACATTTGCTCGTAATTAATTCCTTTGGCAGTGATTTTGATATTTCACTTTTCCTCATCAAAGtagctttatttttatttgaatacttTAAGACTATTTTAATTTCTGCGTTTTGATTGGACTTTAGGGTTTCCAGCCTCGAGGCTGATTCGGATTGGTTGGAGATGGAAAATTCCAATTCGGCGTAGTGTGTTCGAGTTGCCGTCAACATTCGGCCTCTGATTACGTCGGAGCTTATGCTTGGATGCACCGATTACATCTCTGTGGTTCCCGATGAACCCTAGGtgtgttttctgt harbors:
- the LOC100797647 gene encoding VQ motif-containing protein 4; translation: MEISLRLQDTETPPSMNNSPRSNLSNNCCTNYNNSIGIQIPTTPKTILRSDSTNPYPTTFVQADTSTFKQVVQMLTGSSETTKPQLQQQQQQQQQDLVQPQSSSSKNFNIPPMKATPKKQQGFKLYERRNNNNNHHLKNTLMINTLVPNFAHSSGFSSSHHNKPEILSPSLLDFPSLTLSSPVTPLNDDPFDKSSSPSLGSTSSEEERAIAEKGFYLHPSPMSTPRDSEPQLLPLFPVTSPRVSESPS